In Acanthochromis polyacanthus isolate Apoly-LR-REF ecotype Palm Island chromosome 18, KAUST_Apoly_ChrSc, whole genome shotgun sequence, the following proteins share a genomic window:
- the LOC110966127 gene encoding uncharacterized protein KIAA2026 isoform X1: MDQQHLPDQITAAYSQALIHNQDLTAQDSAQQPAVLIMSSQSKWVTGSTEDMVITENGTCEVETMVALHCPGDGGDAAAEGDHLALSNDGMSEFSNSDLSLPEVCISTNSNSFEEDMNYEVQQAYRIFTGFLLDKHKGITSPFLHPIGHQEAQHGIGGVKGRGQSQLRQSMCLRRMEEKFISQEYDTITEFVADFRLMLENCYRYHGVDHWISKQAQKLEIMLEQKLTLLSRTLREKTTLAVTSKGRFGAEEERTTGGTSTRRRLAPRSLATITVGGHESVMVQALRLEEQQRAKEEKRQRELEKKEAEEMSAKEVEEWEQSLLLQASPHTVDTLWELPAIGHFLCLAQTALNLPEIVFFELERCLLMPRCSLLLSKIMSSLLSPPQRRATLHRRPALGYRRWESELRQRVMGWFRTVGSSRDQAGRAEQLGLCHQFFSTLGEVSPLEEKPFHLLPFYQRVWLLKGLCDHVYETQKDVQDAVLAQPIHECRESILGYDSKENAYIHFPHFCGADLRIYCQSPSTPPAFPFPSVWVKGVEIEPGTEGEESDGMKDEGDKNNTGCYGVPMDTGESGDFGKRRTETYGDFKNENENGEQDKRFKSWSLIKEEVSESGSSDGDSCDDSKLNLKLHTNSLSLAHVIPTGGGGLKMNLKEETSVMEHRSKRPTIKQEHSFSLGSVRTIKAETQDPCLNVGEHSYTGRSPARSVNPPSPTKPLGLKMEGVSSSQGHQRPSCLECCKSETSDAKTEEHECCCGTSGLATQLSSESTQNSSEERMNDKIWTKKKKRKKKRGREQLLRVKGELKQLQHVDRMRLSTAETAKSAVRKVATTIKRKDKKKKHKTGKKPDSSRKVKDELPVEPSFKLVCTSLEELRELISKTEDELDDLESTKKRLGRWYYRREAVKDLHSTLIRLLNELSPWEPKLVKAYQRNRLRLKKEFDDFKMHPEYNNFVREECISSSSDDDDDEEKDLGKEVCSFSGHYGRSEEEDLEHMVPRGLWSGANTREFVTESAGEKAVTCVPPNHMKHRLANSEKDVSLLPRVHTVSSNINSSDSRLQSKPELIPTNQSRDSVWAARVPGHTPVSPRSPILHPTSGLPKGYTPIPTLLAKSVGNKVTLMKRPADCPGVYSVDGQRKGPLSSMPTSAVANTRLSKAQSSPSTSQQNSQQTQVQGPKQMNALGQTATAIVTAALPKSPQAKPTQAVPKNPVQVVYKVPEGLGHLVRKESSSSSPIKISVHPVVDQNTGEKIMQQVVILPSNLLIHKTEAKTASHQRQAKSSPVAVSKVASPLCMSTDVPGFSIPENRIPVQQVAPLKDARTVRTPSPCVSPRLQQGSLNTAETKGAQVCSVQASTSQGVTLNPSPITAHSSAVSTEPVKTADSKQELKTVCIRDSQSILVTTRGGNTGIVKVQTSSDQNALGSFPTSPVITISPQFKAFLVSKTSPAFSTTSSQTSSSTVPAVTGISVAQPQMKVPSVLKPSSTMSNPLLTAVTGSVAVSGPGSQTAATPTTLSHDSNTSASSTVATQISQLAQTAAVGSHFQASVVKNTVVVPSLSSSGVPQLLTQDFMTKTGVKRASTDERSQVTKFILVTPPSSSALAKGSPSPTKSVPSSRVMFISQPTVTSSTTFMGSIPKQAMATGAGGQALTTSLSNQTVKMGLSPGQPVGSVGSEVLSKAKNITLPSGVQIQLSGKTTTIGQTIGALSHSPSKGTPVSVASPFCPTATTTGLVPATTSITTTACSLRLSSHGSLTTSSQLQSIPSFSMISQTSCSTSTSTAAALPAGNIIKKDIVMPASILSNSSPAQVTTTMESSPAQTSTPAFDRQPSFIQSGTGEETTPLLPSSQLPRNKSQTPLSSATTTCNAFSTSATGTIQQRIVINTSTPLAAGTQILLNNARFVVPPQGLGPGSHVLIISSPAPQQVPTASATNTGASVPPQGASHATVAPRAPVLPQPSARLPGVPAISSPFVACTPAVRPSLLATTPNIAPVRLTGTPNLGSTLLPSKTNVVSALPRLPTAQAGNFAVPPVGTSTLVSSPPRLGSVPALVSPVATSAPPLGSALATIRLATGTPTQAECSSTISPAVASSFPRFSGPLSSLPVIPGPSAVALPSPVIPVPSPLSSSAAPVVADIAALHCSLPAQHVVAVTTLGPGIQPQQTAVRIAAPSNAQAQALVHTGLGNTSIKKQVPVLQPVLAGTRTQVLPTVAVPPIVSAVSRMQTLPIATVPPIGSTVSTFETAPVGTAPPSSSTVIITPGQPITSLKANNAIHPPAVLTNQALGKHSLQTSALGLHTNIASKLLISPDGAVLSTVQCQANPAELTACPKPLDALVISTNSSTGALQTHDSSLQPSQADTK, from the exons ATGGATCAGCAGCATCTACCAGACCAAATCACAGCAGCTTATAGCCAAGCTTTGATCCACAACCAAGATCTGACTGCCCAAGATTCAGCTCAGCAGCCCGCCGTTCTCATCATGTCTTCACAGTCCAAATGGGTGACCGGCAGCACTGAAGACATGGTCATAACTGAAAATGGCACCTGTGAAGTTGAGACTATGGTAGCTTTACACTGTCCTGGTGACGGTGGAGATGCTGCTGCCGAAGGCGACCACCTTGCTCTGAGCAACGATGGCATGTCAGAGTTTTCTAACAGTGACCTCTCACTCCCCGAGGTCTGTATTTCCACCAACAGTAACAGCTTTGAGGAGGATATGAACTATGAGGTCCAGCAAGCCTATAGGATATTCACTGGCTTTCTCTTGGACAAGCACAAAGGGATCACCAGCCCATTCCTCCATCCCATCGGCCACCAGGAGGCCCAGCATGGTATTGGAGGAGTCAAGGGCCGGGGTCAATCACAGCTCAGGCAGTCAATGTGCTTGCGGAGAATGGAGGAGAAATTTATCAGCCAGGAATATGACACCATAACAGAATTTGTTGCAGACTTCAGGCTGATGTTGGAGAACTGTTACCGATACCATGGAGTGGACCACTGGATCTCCAAACAGGCTCAAAAGCTGGAAATCATGCTGGAGCAGAAACTTACATTACTATCCag GACACTGCGAGAGAAGACGACTTTGGCAGTGACTTCTAAAGGACGCTTTGGGGCAGAGGAGGAACGGACCACAGGAGGAACTTCCACGAGGAGGAGACTGGCACCTCGTAGCCTTGCTACCATCACTGTCGGTGGGCATGAGTCTGTCATGGTACAGGCCCTACGGCTGGAAGAGCAACAGAGGGCCAAGGAAGAGAAGAG GCAACGTGAGCTCGAGAAAAAGGAGGCAGAAGAAATGTCAGCCAAGGAGGTAGAAGAGTGGGAGCAGAGCTTGCTGTTACAGGCCTCCCCCCATACTGTGGACACCCTTTGGGAACTTCCAGCTATTGGACACTTTCTCTGCCTGGCTCAGACTGCCCTTAACCTCCCTGAGATTGTATTTTTTGAGCTGGAGCGTTGTTTGCTGATGCCCCGCTGCAGCCTGCTGCTCTCCAAAATCATGTCTTCCCTATTGTCCCCCCCACAGCGGAGGGCCACGCTGCACCGCCGGCCTGCCCTGGGTTACCGCCGCTGGGAGTCGGAGCTAAGGCAGCGTGTCATGGGCTGGTTTCGAACTGTTGGTTCCTCCCGTGATCAGGCAGGTCGGGCTGAACAGCTGGGACTTTGCCATCAGTTTTTCAGCACTCTGGGGGAAGTGAGTCCTTTGGAGGAGAAACCCTTTCACTTGCTGCCCTTCTACCAGCGAGTGTGGCTACTGAAGGGGTTGTGCGATCATGTGTATGAGACACAGAAGGATGTACAGGATGCTGTGCTGGCCCAGCCCATTCATGAATGTAGGGAGTCTATTTTGGGCTATGACAGCAAAGAGAATGCCTACATACATTTCCCACATTTCTGTGGGGCAGACCTGAGGATCTATTGCCAGAGCCCCAGCACACCCCCGGCATTCCCTTTTCCTTCTGTATGGGTGAAAGGAGTTGAAATAGAGCCAGGGACAGAGGGTGAAGAGTCGGATGGAATGAAGGATGAGGgggataaaaacaacacagggTGTTATGGAGTCCCCATGGACACAGGAGAGTCTGGTGATTTTGGTAAAAGGAGAACAGAGACATATGGggatttcaaaaatgaaaatgaaaatggagaGCAGGATAAAAGGTTTAAATCATGGTCACTGATAAAGGAGGAGGTGTCTGAATCAGGGTCCTCTGACGGAGATTCCTGTGACGACTCTAAATTGAACTTAAAGCTACACACAAACTCCTTGTCCCTCGCACACGTTATTCCTACTGGAGGAGGGGGTTTGAAAATGAATCTGAAAGAAGAGACTTCAGTAATGGAGCATCGATCCAAGAGGCCCACAATAAAACAAGAGCATAGCTTCTCTTTGGGTTCAGTACGCACCATTAAGGCAGAAACGCAAGATCCCTGTCTGAATGTAGGGGAGCACAGCTACACAGGCAGGTCTCCTGCTCGCTCAGTGAATCCGCCCTCCCCAACCAAGCCTTTGGGGCTCAAAATGGAGGGAGTAAGTTCCAGTCAAGGACACCAAAGACCTTCCTGTTTGGAATGTTGTAAAAGCGAAACTAGTGATGCTAAAACTGAGGAGCATGAGTGCTGCTGTGGCACATCAGGGCTAGCAACGCAGTTGTCTTCTGAGAGCACTCAAAACTCAAGCGAAGAGAGGATGAATGACAAAATCTGGACTAAGAAAAAAAAGCGGAAGAAAAAGCGAGGGAGGGAACAGCTGCTGAGGGTGAAAGGAGAGCTCAAGCAGCTGCAGCATGTGGACAGGATGAGACTGTCCACAGCTGAGACTGCCAAGTCTGCAGTGCGGAAAGTTGCCACAACAATCAAgagaaaagacaagaagaaaaagcataaaacag GAAAAAAGCCTGACTCCTCAAGGAAGGTTAAAGATGAACTTCCAGTTGAGCCATCATTTAAG TTGGTATGCACCAGTCTTGAGGAACTGCGAGAGCTGATTAGTAAGACGGAAGATGAACTCGATGACCTAGAGAGCACAAAAAAGAGACTG GGCCGGTGGTATTATCGAAGGGAAGCTGTGAAAGACCTCCATAGCACTCTAATCAGACTACTGAATGAGCTTTCACCCTGGGAGCCCAAACTCGTTAAGGCCTACCAAAGGAACAG GCTTCGTTTGAAGAAGGAGTTTGATGATTTCAAGATGCACCCAGAGTACAATAACTTTGTGCGTGAGGAGTGTATTTCATCGTCatcagatgatgatgatgatgaagagaaGGATTTAGGGAAAGAGGTGTGTTCATTCTCAGGTCATTATGGAAGATCAGAAGAGGAAGACCTGGAGCATATGGTTCCCAGAGGCCTTTGGAGTGGAG CAAACACCAGGGAGTTTGTGACTGAGTCTGCTGGAGAAAAAGCAGTGACCTGCGTACCTCCAAACCACATGAAACACCGTCTGGCCAACTCAGAGAAAGACGTCAGTCTGCTGCCAAGAGTTCATACTGTCAGCAGTAACATTAATTCCAGCGACTCGAGACTACAATCTAAACCTGAACTGATCCCAACAAACCAATCCAGGGATTCAGTATGGGCAGCAAGGGTGCCAGGTCATACTCCAGTGTCACCCAGATCCCCCATCCTCCACCCCACCAGTGGACTACCTAAGGGCTACACGCCCATCCCCACCCTGCTGGCTAAGAGTGTGGGAAACAAAGTGACCTTAATGAAACGACCTGCTGATTGCCCAGGTGTTTACAGTGTAGATGGACAGCGCAAAGGGCCTTTGAGCTCCATGCCTACCTCTGCAGTGGCAAACACAAGACTTTCAAAAGCACAAAGTTCTCCGTCCACTTCCCAGCAGAATTCGCAACAAACGCAGGTGCAAGGACCAAAGCAGATGAATGCACTTGGGCAGACAGCAACGGCCATCGTGACGGCAGCTCTTCCTAAATCACCACAGGCCAAACCAACCCAGGCAGTACCAAAAAATCCTGTCCAAGTGGTGTACAAGGTACCTGAGGGACTGGGTCACCTTGTCaggaaagaaagcagcagcagcagcccaaTCAAGATCTCTGTTCATCCTGTCGTGGACCAGAACACTGGGGAGAAGATCATGCAGCAAGTGGTAATTCTGCCTTCTAATCTTCTCATTCACAAAACTGAAGCAAAGACAGCCTCTCACCAACGGCAGGCTAAGAGCAGTCCGGTCGCAGTCTCTAAAGTGGCCAGTCCTTTATGTATGTCCACCGATGTGCCTGGGTTCAGCATTCCTGAAAATAGAATCCCTGTTCAGCAAGTGGCTCCCCTCAAAGATGCCAGAACAGTGAGAACTCCTTCACCTTGTGTTTCCCCTCGCCTGCAACAAGGGTCCCTAAACACAGCAGAAACTAAAGGGGCACAGGTATGTAGTGTCCAAGCTAGCACATCCCAAGGTGTCACACTGAACCCTTCACCCATCACAGCTCATTCCAGTGCAGTTTCTACTGAGCCTGTTAAAACTGCAGACTCTAAACAGGAGCTTAAAACTGTGTGCATCCGTGACTCTCAGTCAATCCTGGTAACAACAAGAGGAGGTAACACAGGCATCGTCAAAGTCCAGACATCCTCAGACCAGAATGCACTTGGGTCTTTCCCTACCAGTCCAGTCATCACTATCTCGCCTCAGTTTAAAGCCTTCCTTGTTTCCAAGACGTCACCCGCATTTTCTACTACTTCTTCTCAGACTTCCTCTTCTACTGTTCCAGCAGTGACAGGCATCTCAGTAGCCCAACCCCAGATGAAGGTACCTTCAGTATTAAAGCCCTCTTCCACTATGTCGAATCCCCTGCTCACTGCGGTGACTGGCAGCGTTGCCGTATCAGGCCCAGGAAGCCAGACGGCAGCCACTCCTACTACTTTAAGTCACGACTCCAATACCTCAGCTAGTTCTACAGTTGCAACACAGATTTCCCAGCTAGCACAGACAGCTGCTGTTGGTTCTCATTTTCAAGCTTCGGTAGTAAAAAACACTGTTGTTGTCCCGTCGCTGAGTAGTTCTGGTGTTCCTCAACTTCTCACGCAAGATTTCATGACCAAAACTGGTGTGAAACGCGCCAGTACAGATGAAAGATCCCAAGTGACTAAATTCATCCTGGTTACTCCACCTTCTTCCTCTGCCTTAGCCAAAGGCTCTCCCTCTCCCACCAAATCAGTCCCCAGTTCCAGAGTCATGTTCATCAGTCAGCCCACGGTGACATCGTCCACCACCTTCATGGGGAGCATTCCAAAGCAGGCGATGGCAACAGGCGCCGGTGGACAGGCGCTGACCACCTCATTATCAAATCAGACTGTGAAGATGGGATTAAGCCCAGGCCAGCCTGTTGGCAGCGTCGGCTCAGAGGTGTTGTCCAAGGCCAAAAACATCACTCTGCCCTCAG GGGTTCAAATCCAGTTGTCGGGGAAGACGACAACTATTGGTCAGACTATTGGTGCCCTGTCACATTCTCCTTCTAAGGGCACACCGGTGTCGGTCGCCAGTCCATTCTGCCCAACAGCCACCacaactggactggtcccagcAACAACTTCGATTACCACCACAGCTTGTTCTCTTCGGCTTTCCTCTCACGGTTCTCTGACCACCAGCTCGCAGCTCCAGAGTATCCCTTCCTTCTCCATGATCTCCCAGACAAGTTGTTCAACATCCACATCTACTGCTGCCGCTCTGCCCGCAGGCAATATAATAAAGAAGGACATTGTAATGCCTGCAAGTATACTGTCTAACAGCTCTCCTGCTCAGGTAACAACAACCATGGAAAGCAGCCCAGCTCAAACTTCCACACCCGCTTTTGACCGTCAGCCTTCATTCATCCAAAGTGGCACTGGTGAGGAGACGACTCCCCTTTTACCTTCCTCTCAACTCCCTCGCAATAAATCCCAAACCCCCCTCTCCTCTGCAACAACCACCTGCAATGCATTCTCCACCTCTGCTACTGGCACAATACAGCAGAGAATAGTCATCAACACTTCTACACCCCTTGCTGCTGGCACACAAATCCTCCTAAACAATGCACGCTTTGTAGTCCCTCCGCAGGGTTTGGGTCCAGGCAGCCATGTCCTTATCATCTCTAGCCCCGCACCACAACAAGTGCCTACTGCCAGTGCTACCAACACTGGAGCATCAGTACCTCCCCAAGGGGCAAGCCATGCCACTGTAGCCCCTCGGGCACCAGTTTTACCCCAACCCTCAGCCAGGCTGCCTGGTGTGCCAGCCATAAGTTCCCCTTTTGTAGCATGCACACCTGCTGTTCGTCCTTCTTTGCTAGCAACCACTCCCAACATTGCACCAGTCAGACTAACAGGAACCCCTAACCTGGGCTCAACTTTGTTACCCAGCAAAACAAATGTAGTGTCGGCTCTTCCTAGATTACCAACCGCACAGGCTGGTAACTTCGCAGTACCACCAGTAGGTACATCCACTCTGGTCTCATCTCCTCCGAGGTTAGGCAGTGTACCAGCCTTAGTTTCCCCAGTGGCAACCAGTGCCCCTCCTCTTGGTTCAGCACTGGCTACAATCAGGTTAGCTACTGGTACACCCACGCAAGCTGAATGTTCATCCACCATCTCGCCTGCAGTAGCATCCTCCTTTCCCAGATTTTCAGGACCTCTATCATCTTTACCCGTAATACCCGGACCATCAGCTGTCGCCCTGCCCAGCCCCGTCATACCAGTTCCTTCACCCCTCTCCTCATCTGCAGCCCCTGTAGTAGCAGACATAGCAGCTTTGCATTGTTCTCTTCCCGCCCAGCATGTGGTCGCAGTGACAACCCTGGGCCCTGGCATACAGCCCCAGCAGACAGCAGTAAGGATTGCAGCACCCTCCAATGCTCAAGCACAGGCTTTAGTGCATACAGGACTTGGCAACACATCAATCAAAAAGCAGGTTCCAGTCCTGCAACCAGTGCTTGCTGGCACCCGGACACAAGTATTGCCAACAGTGGCTGTCCCACCGATTGTAAGCGCAGTGTCGAGGATGCAGACGCTGCCCATTGCTACTGTTCCACCAATTGGAAGCACTGTCAGCACCTTTGAAACGGCACCTGTGGGGACTGCGCCTCCATCCAGCAGCACTGTAATTATCACTCCAGGTCAACCAATCACATCACTGAAGGCAAACAACGCCATCCACCCACCTGCCGTACTGACCAATCAAGCACTTGGAAAGCACTCACTGCAGACCTCAGCATTGGGTCTGCACACCAATATAGCATCCAAGCTGCTCATTAGTCCTGATGGTGCTGTTTTGAGCACTGTTCAGTGCCAGGCCAATCCAGCAGAGCTTACTGCCTGCCCCAAACCTCTGGATGCACTGGTGATTTCTACCAACAGTTCCACTGGAGCACTACAAACACATGATTCCTCTTTACAGCCTTCACAGGCAGACACAAAGTGA
- the LOC110966127 gene encoding uncharacterized protein KIAA2026 isoform X2: protein MDQQHLPDQITAAYSQALIHNQDLTAQDSAQQPAVLIMSSQSKWVTGSTEDMVITENGTCEVETMVALHCPGDGGDAAAEGDHLALSNDGMSEFSNSDLSLPEVCISTNSNSFEEDMNYEVQQAYRIFTGFLLDKHKGITSPFLHPIGHQEAQHGIGGVKGRGQSQLRQSMCLRRMEEKFISQEYDTITEFVADFRLMLENCYRYHGVDHWISKQAQKLEIMLEQKLTLLSRTLREKTTLAVTSKGRFGAEEERTTGGTSTRRRLAPRSLATITVGGHESVMVQALRLEEQQRAKEEKRQRELEKKEAEEMSAKEVEEWEQSLLLQASPHTVDTLWELPAIGHFLCLAQTALNLPEIVFFELERCLLMPRCSLLLSKIMSSLLSPPQRRATLHRRPALGYRRWESELRQRVMGWFRTVGSSRDQAGRAEQLGLCHQFFSTLGEVSPLEEKPFHLLPFYQRVWLLKGLCDHVYETQKDVQDAVLAQPIHECRESILGYDSKENAYIHFPHFCGADLRIYCQSPSTPPAFPFPSVWVKGVEIEPGTEGEESDGMKDEGDKNNTGCYGVPMDTGESGDFGKRRTETYGDFKNENENGEQDKRFKSWSLIKEEVSESGSSDGDSCDDSKLNLKLHTNSLSLAHVIPTGGGGLKMNLKEETSVMEHRSKRPTIKQEHSFSLGSVRTIKAETQDPCLNVGEHSYTGRSPARSVNPPSPTKPLGLKMEGVSSSQGHQRPSCLECCKSETSDAKTEEHECCCGTSGLATQLSSESTQNSSEERMNDKIWTKKKKRKKKRGREQLLRVKGELKQLQHVDRMRLSTAETAKSAVRKVATTIKRKDKKKKHKTGKKPDSSRKVKDELPVEPSFKLVCTSLEELRELISKTEDELDDLESTKKRLGRWYYRREAVKDLHSTLIRLLNELSPWEPKLVKAYQRNRFDV from the exons ATGGATCAGCAGCATCTACCAGACCAAATCACAGCAGCTTATAGCCAAGCTTTGATCCACAACCAAGATCTGACTGCCCAAGATTCAGCTCAGCAGCCCGCCGTTCTCATCATGTCTTCACAGTCCAAATGGGTGACCGGCAGCACTGAAGACATGGTCATAACTGAAAATGGCACCTGTGAAGTTGAGACTATGGTAGCTTTACACTGTCCTGGTGACGGTGGAGATGCTGCTGCCGAAGGCGACCACCTTGCTCTGAGCAACGATGGCATGTCAGAGTTTTCTAACAGTGACCTCTCACTCCCCGAGGTCTGTATTTCCACCAACAGTAACAGCTTTGAGGAGGATATGAACTATGAGGTCCAGCAAGCCTATAGGATATTCACTGGCTTTCTCTTGGACAAGCACAAAGGGATCACCAGCCCATTCCTCCATCCCATCGGCCACCAGGAGGCCCAGCATGGTATTGGAGGAGTCAAGGGCCGGGGTCAATCACAGCTCAGGCAGTCAATGTGCTTGCGGAGAATGGAGGAGAAATTTATCAGCCAGGAATATGACACCATAACAGAATTTGTTGCAGACTTCAGGCTGATGTTGGAGAACTGTTACCGATACCATGGAGTGGACCACTGGATCTCCAAACAGGCTCAAAAGCTGGAAATCATGCTGGAGCAGAAACTTACATTACTATCCag GACACTGCGAGAGAAGACGACTTTGGCAGTGACTTCTAAAGGACGCTTTGGGGCAGAGGAGGAACGGACCACAGGAGGAACTTCCACGAGGAGGAGACTGGCACCTCGTAGCCTTGCTACCATCACTGTCGGTGGGCATGAGTCTGTCATGGTACAGGCCCTACGGCTGGAAGAGCAACAGAGGGCCAAGGAAGAGAAGAG GCAACGTGAGCTCGAGAAAAAGGAGGCAGAAGAAATGTCAGCCAAGGAGGTAGAAGAGTGGGAGCAGAGCTTGCTGTTACAGGCCTCCCCCCATACTGTGGACACCCTTTGGGAACTTCCAGCTATTGGACACTTTCTCTGCCTGGCTCAGACTGCCCTTAACCTCCCTGAGATTGTATTTTTTGAGCTGGAGCGTTGTTTGCTGATGCCCCGCTGCAGCCTGCTGCTCTCCAAAATCATGTCTTCCCTATTGTCCCCCCCACAGCGGAGGGCCACGCTGCACCGCCGGCCTGCCCTGGGTTACCGCCGCTGGGAGTCGGAGCTAAGGCAGCGTGTCATGGGCTGGTTTCGAACTGTTGGTTCCTCCCGTGATCAGGCAGGTCGGGCTGAACAGCTGGGACTTTGCCATCAGTTTTTCAGCACTCTGGGGGAAGTGAGTCCTTTGGAGGAGAAACCCTTTCACTTGCTGCCCTTCTACCAGCGAGTGTGGCTACTGAAGGGGTTGTGCGATCATGTGTATGAGACACAGAAGGATGTACAGGATGCTGTGCTGGCCCAGCCCATTCATGAATGTAGGGAGTCTATTTTGGGCTATGACAGCAAAGAGAATGCCTACATACATTTCCCACATTTCTGTGGGGCAGACCTGAGGATCTATTGCCAGAGCCCCAGCACACCCCCGGCATTCCCTTTTCCTTCTGTATGGGTGAAAGGAGTTGAAATAGAGCCAGGGACAGAGGGTGAAGAGTCGGATGGAATGAAGGATGAGGgggataaaaacaacacagggTGTTATGGAGTCCCCATGGACACAGGAGAGTCTGGTGATTTTGGTAAAAGGAGAACAGAGACATATGGggatttcaaaaatgaaaatgaaaatggagaGCAGGATAAAAGGTTTAAATCATGGTCACTGATAAAGGAGGAGGTGTCTGAATCAGGGTCCTCTGACGGAGATTCCTGTGACGACTCTAAATTGAACTTAAAGCTACACACAAACTCCTTGTCCCTCGCACACGTTATTCCTACTGGAGGAGGGGGTTTGAAAATGAATCTGAAAGAAGAGACTTCAGTAATGGAGCATCGATCCAAGAGGCCCACAATAAAACAAGAGCATAGCTTCTCTTTGGGTTCAGTACGCACCATTAAGGCAGAAACGCAAGATCCCTGTCTGAATGTAGGGGAGCACAGCTACACAGGCAGGTCTCCTGCTCGCTCAGTGAATCCGCCCTCCCCAACCAAGCCTTTGGGGCTCAAAATGGAGGGAGTAAGTTCCAGTCAAGGACACCAAAGACCTTCCTGTTTGGAATGTTGTAAAAGCGAAACTAGTGATGCTAAAACTGAGGAGCATGAGTGCTGCTGTGGCACATCAGGGCTAGCAACGCAGTTGTCTTCTGAGAGCACTCAAAACTCAAGCGAAGAGAGGATGAATGACAAAATCTGGACTAAGAAAAAAAAGCGGAAGAAAAAGCGAGGGAGGGAACAGCTGCTGAGGGTGAAAGGAGAGCTCAAGCAGCTGCAGCATGTGGACAGGATGAGACTGTCCACAGCTGAGACTGCCAAGTCTGCAGTGCGGAAAGTTGCCACAACAATCAAgagaaaagacaagaagaaaaagcataaaacag GAAAAAAGCCTGACTCCTCAAGGAAGGTTAAAGATGAACTTCCAGTTGAGCCATCATTTAAG TTGGTATGCACCAGTCTTGAGGAACTGCGAGAGCTGATTAGTAAGACGGAAGATGAACTCGATGACCTAGAGAGCACAAAAAAGAGACTG GGCCGGTGGTATTATCGAAGGGAAGCTGTGAAAGACCTCCATAGCACTCTAATCAGACTACTGAATGAGCTTTCACCCTGGGAGCCCAAACTCGTTAAGGCCTACCAAAGGAACAGGTTTGATGTTTAG
- the mlana gene encoding melanoma antigen recognized by T-cells 1, whose product MRCNRTDGMPRGDFNIYFASGRRGFVRAEEAVGIALLVVILGALLILGCWYFKKRSGYRIIRSLRSGSPSYTGGQYSEAGPSAENKMALTDFGSFRSVIPNAPPAYEKISSGPLPPPYSP is encoded by the exons ATGAGGTGCAATCGCACAGACGGGATGCCTCGTGGAGACTTCAACATTTATTTTGCCAGTGGCAGAAGAGGATTTGTCAGAGCTGAGga GGCAGTGGGCATAGCTCTGCTGGTGGTCATCCTTGGAGCTCTCCTCATCCTGGGCTGCTGGTACTTCAAGAAGAGGAGTGGCTACAGAATAATCAGG AGCCTCAGATCGGGTTCACCAAGTTACACAGGAGGCCAGTACTCAGAGGCCGGACCTTCAGCAGAGAACAAGATGGCTCTCACTGACTTTGGCAGCTTCCGATCTGTG ATTCCCAATGCTCCTCCAGCCTATGAAAAGATTTCCTCAGGACCACTGCCTCCTCCCTACTCCCCCTGA